The Kluyveromyces lactis strain NRRL Y-1140 chromosome D complete sequence genome has a window encoding:
- the SIT4 gene encoding type 2A-related serine/threonine-protein phosphatase SIT4 (highly similar to uniprot|P20604 Saccharomyces cerevisiae YDL047W SIT4 Type 2A-related serine-threonine phosphatase that functions in the G1/S transition of the mitotic cycle cytoplasmic and nuclear protein that modulates functions mediated by Pkc1p including cell wall and actin cytoskeleton organization) has product MSDNGPDLWLEKIKKCQALTESEMKQLCEMMKELLMEESNIQPVQSPVTVCGDIHGQFHDLLELFRTAGGFPDQVNYIFLGDYVDRGYYSLETFTLLMCLKVKYPSRITLVRGNHESRQITQVYGFYEECLNKYGSTTVWKYCCQVFDFLTLAAIIDGKILCVHGGLSPEIRMLDQIRVLSRAQEVPHEGGFSDLLWSDPDNVEAWQVSPRGAGWLFGSKVSREFNHVNGLSLIARAHQLVMEGFKYHFPEKDVVTVWSAPNYCYRCGNVASVMKVEDDLDPTFKIFSAVPDDYIQETNNNNQRGGYFL; this is encoded by the coding sequence ATGTCAGATAATGGGCCAGATTTGTGGCTtgagaagatcaagaaatGTCAGGCTTTGACGGAGTCTGAGATGAAACAGCTATGCGAGATGATGAAGGAACTCTTAATGGAAGAATCGAATATTCAGCCGGTTCAATCGCCGGTGACTGTTTGTGGTGATATTCACGGACAATTTCATGACCTTTTAGAACTATTCAGAACTGCTGGTGGGTTTCCTGATCAAGTAAACTATATTTTTCTTGGTGACTATGTAGATCGTGGTTATTACAGTTTGGAGACGTTCACACTTCTTATGTGTTTGAAAGTGAAATATCCTTCCAGAATTACTTTGGTTAGAGGAAATCATGAGTCGAGGCAAATTACACAAGTTTATGGGTTTTATGAGGAATGTTTAAATAAGTATGGTTCCACAACGGTTTGGAAGTATTGTTGTCAAGTGTTTGATTTCTTAACTTTGGCAGCTATTATTGACGGGAAAATTTTATGTGTGCATGGTGGTTTGTCTCCCGAGATTAGAATGCTTGATCAGATCAGAGTTCTATCGAGAGCCCAAGAAGTTCCTCATGAAGGTGGCTTCTCCGATTTGTTATGGAGTGACCCCGACAACGTGGAAGCATGGCAAGTCTCACCTCGTGGTGCCGGATGGTTGTTCGGTAGCAAAGTCTCACGAGAATTTAATCATGTGAATGGCCTAAGCCTAATCGCAAGAGCTCACCAGCTAGTTATGGAAGGATTCAAATACCATTTTCCGGAGAAGGATGTTGTAACGGTATGGTCTGCACCTAATTATTGTTATCGATGTGGTAATGTGGCGAGTGTCATGAAAGTCGAAGATGATTTAGATCCaacattcaaaattttttcCGCTGTACCTGACGATTACatccaagaaacaaacaataataaCCAAAGAGGTGGATATTTCTTATAG
- the THP1 gene encoding Thp1p (similar to uniprot|Q08231 Saccharomyces cerevisiae YOL072W THP1 Nuclear pore-associated protein forms a complex with Sac3p that is involved in transcription and in mRNA export from the nucleus contains a PAM domain implicated in protein- protein binding) has product MDHFFGALKAGDFSVLDINIERNGQLILELQQFLRSNDSIDLETLINSHSLYENRWTRFNNLVSSFLGYCKELNPYSLWESSFSVFQYYQDLNTCLTNETTMYPIDSLVPLFTATTELVIPMAIRLDANHKIIGTRQHQFLTHIASIISKLFNSIKARVDDDKVEFDHLSGKQKVLLYISNKLNMIYFKINSPSSCANIFKNLKPKSNIYSFNQYPLTERIQYRYYLGRYYLLNHRMVNAFHQLNQCYELLATLPDSIAKQNNRRRLLKFLVPCGIIISKLPDFNKLSQWDPILAQKYTALVIAVKNGNLNRVNFWLYENESWLKSSKLLIVLLEKLPIITFRSLLRSIFLYYCIPRNSNKLPYSVIRPILAKSIGLYPPEMPSIYKDNYTAESLENILVTLSIQQLWKGNVFPSLQVCVTMKTNDISVIFPNINEKIVSRFSLNQEDSWLDK; this is encoded by the coding sequence ATGGACCATTTCTTTGGGGCTCTAAAGGCAGGTGATTTTAGTGTATTGGATATAAACatcgaaagaaatggaCAATTAATTCTTGAATTGCAACAGTTTTTGAGATCCAATGACAGCATTGACCTTGAGACCCTGATAAATTCACATTCTCTTTATGAGAACAGATGGACCAGGTTTAATAATTTGGTAAGTTCATTTCTTGGGTACTGTAAAGAACTGAATCCATATTCATTATGGGAATCGTCCTTCTCTGTGTTCCAATATTACCAGGATTTGAATACATGTCTCACAAACGAGACAACAATGTACCCTATTGATTCTTTGGTACCACTGTTTACAGCTACAACAGAATTGGTCATTCCAATGGCTATTAGATTGGATGCTAACCATAAGATCATTGGTACAAGACAGCATCAGTTTCTGACCCATATTGCTTCCATCATTTccaaattgttcaatagCATTAAAGCCAGGGTCGATGATGATAAGGTCGAATTTGATCATTTGTCAGGGAAACAGAAGGTCTTGctttatatttcaaacaaattgaacatgatttatttcaagattaaCTCCCCATCTTCGTGCGCTAAcatcttcaagaatttgaaaccaaagtCTAATATCTATTCGTTCAACCAATACCCGTTGACAGAGAGAATCCAGTATAGGTATTACTTGGGGAGATATTACCTATTAAACCATAGAATGGTTAATGCTTTCCATCAGTTGAACCAATGTTACGAACTCCTAGCCACATTACCCGACTCTATTGCGAAACAGAACAACAGGAGAagattgttgaagtttttaGTTCCATGTGGTATCATTATCAGCAAGTTGCCAGATTTCAACAAGTTATCTCAATGGGACCCTATCCTAGCACAGAAATACACAGCTCTTGTGATTGCCGTTAAAAACGGAAACTTGAACAGAGTAAACTTCTGGCTTTACGAGAACGAATCGTGGCTGAAATCATCTAAATTGTTGATTGTTCTATTGGAAAAGCTACCCATTATAACGTTCAGATCCCTTTTGCGATCTATTTTCCTATACTACTGTATACCGCGCAATTCAAATAAACTACCATACTCTGTGATAAGACCAATTCTAGCAAAATCCATCGGTTTATATCCACCTGAAATGCCATCGATATATAAAGACAATTACACCGCAGAATCACTTGAAAATATCCTTGTCACactttcaattcaacaattgtGGAAGGGAAATGTGTTTCCAAGCCTGCAAGTGTGCGTTACGATGAAGACTAACGATATCTCAGTAATCTTCCCtaatatcaatgaaaagatcGTCTCTAGATTTTCGTTGAACCAGGAAGATTCCTGGCTCGATAAGTAA
- the YNK1 gene encoding nucleoside diphosphate kinase (highly similar to uniprot|P36010 Saccharomyces cerevisiae YKL067W YNK1 Nucleoside diphosphate kinase catalyzes the phosphorylation of nucleoside diphosphates into the corresponding triphosphates for nucleic acid biosynthesis) has translation MSNTERTFIAIKPDGVQRGLISKILARFEDRGYKLVGIKLVTPTEALLKEHYADLVSKPFFPSLLSYMTSGPVLATVWEGKDVVKQGRAILGATNPLQSAPGTIRGDFAIEVGRNVCHGSDSVESAEKEIGLWFKKEELIDYKLNQLSWIYE, from the coding sequence ATGTCTAACACTGAAAGAACTTTCATTGCTATCAAGCCAGATGGTGTTCAAAGAGGTTTGATCTCTAAGATCTTAGCTCGTTTTGAAGACAGAGGTTACAAATTGGTTGGTATTAAGTTGGTTACTCCAACCGAAGCTTTGTTGAAGGAGCACTACGCTGACTTGGTTTCCAAGCCATTCTTCCCATCTCTATTGTCTTACATGACTTCTGGTCCAGTTTTAGCTACTGTCTGGGAAGGTAAGGATGTTGTTAAGCAAGGTCGTGCTATCTTGGGTGCTACCAACCCATTGCAATCTGCTCCAGGTACCATCAGAGGTGACTTTGCCATTGAAGTTGGTAGAAATGTCTGTCACGGTTCTGACTCTGTTGAATCtgctgaaaaggaaatcGGCTTGTGGttcaagaaggaagaacTTATTGACTACAAGTTGAACCAATTGTCTTGGATCTACGAATAA
- the UPF3 gene encoding Upf3p (weakly similar to uniprot|P48412 Saccharomyces cerevisiae YGR072W UPF3 Component of the nonsense-mediated mRNA decay (NMD) pathway along with Nam7p and Nmd2p involved in decay of mRNA containing nonsense codons) encodes MLSKKRNRRRYRKRSADSSREFKLCIRSLPPNLTEEQFISTLQENNIDVHSFQKSFYYVQGHYSSKVFKKQTLSRAYIQLDSFETIQSLSKTIRTCRFIDDLDNSMIPDLQISPFVKKWVSPNEVNPIQGTIQKDHVFQTFVKSWKLINEDETNSLQFKNLSVIAPLRKELEREEKMEEELNGRKQRALIELAGDPTSEEKKKRIKKIKKKLRLLEKKRKLKRAKAKNKDNPDEKDVSKDKSEVEKPKKSKSKHKSKSKSKPKSKSEPKSSKFDTATTEKSAVTSEEKPKKKILLKPKKDDVPKPEMPADSEVTKRARRKKSKKHKDKDKDVKKDLTSKETKETPSKVTPKVKIKSKSANVEEMKSEKRKQENTKPEKNPSSESDKKAKSKRKSRKGRQSDGPKHKDKPT; translated from the coding sequence ATGCTCTctaagaaaagaaatagaaggAGGTACCGGAAGAGGAGTGCTGACTCTTCCCGTGAATTCAAATTATGTATTCGATCTTTACCACCAAATTTAACAGAAGAGCAATTCATCAGCACTTTACAAGAGAACAACATCGATGTgcattcatttcaaaaatcaTTCTACTACGTGCAAGGTCATTACTCCAGCAAGGTGTTCAAGAAACAGACTTTGTCTAGGGCATATATCCAATTGGACTCCTTCGAAACCATTCAATCGTTGTCAAAAACAATAAGAACATGCAGATTCATAGATGATTTGGATAACTCGATGATTCCAGATTTACAAATCTCGCCGTTCGTTAAGAAGTGGGTCAGTCCCAACGAGGTTAATCCTATTCAAGGCACGATTCAAAAGGACCATGtctttcaaacctttgTCAAATCATGGAAATTGAttaatgaagatgaaaccAACTCATTACAGTTCAAGAATTTAAGTGTTATTGCACCTTTAAGAAAGGAATTAGAACgtgaagaaaaaatggaagaagagtTAAACGGACGTAAGCAAAGAGCACTAATAGAATTGGCTGGTGATCCAACAAGcgaagaaaagaagaagaggatcAAAAAGATTAAGAAAAAGTTAAGACTAttagagaagaagaggaagctGAAACGTGCTAAGGCAAAGAACAAGGATAATCCGGACGAGAAAGATGTTTCTAAGGATAAATCAGAAGTTGAGAAGCCCAAAAAGTCTAAATCCAAACACAAAtccaaatccaaatctaAACCTAAATCGAAATCTGAACCGAAATCATCGAAATTTGACACTGCGACAACTGAGAAGAGTGCGGTAACATCCGAAGAAAagccaaagaagaagattttgttgaaaccaaagaaagatgatgTTCCCAAACCAGAGATGCCTGCAGATTCGGAGGTAACGAAGAGAGCAAGACgtaaaaaatcaaagaaacataAAGACAAAGACAAGGATGTAAAGAAGGATTTAACaagcaaagaaacaaaggaaACTCCCTCTAAAGTTACTCCTAAGGTAAAAATAAAGTCTAAATCTGCCAATGTGGAGGAAATGAAATCGGAGAAGCGTAAGCAGGAAAACACTAAGCCAGAAAAAAATCCATCAAGTGAATCAGATAAGAAAGCTaaatcaaagagaaaaagtaGAAAAGGAAGGCAGTCTGATGGACCTAAACACAAAGACAAACCAACTTAA
- a CDS encoding uncharacterized protein (no similarity), with the protein MVNIRTTELEGDLAQLTYELGLKDKEVMTLKQSLERLNAEVEKLRNENRGLKSELEHWNKLPMSPISLSSENDQTEDDKNRMIQENLRREILSLKNESNILSEWIKTLIS; encoded by the coding sequence ATGGTGAATATTAGAACTACAGAATTAGAAGGAGATTTAGCACAGTTGACCTATGAACTTGGGTTGAAGGATAAGGAAGTCATGACTTTAAAGCAAAGTCTGGAACGCCTCAATGCTGAAGTCGAGAAGCTAAGAAACGAGAACAGAGGCTTGAAAAGCGAATTGGAACATTGGAATAAACTACCGATGAGTCCAATATCTTTGTCTTCAGAAAACGATCAAACTGAGGACGATAAAAACCGAATGATTCAAGAGAATTTGCGGAGAGAGATTCTTTCCTTGAAGAATGAAAGTAATATTTTATCAGAATGGATCAAGACCCttatttcttga
- a CDS encoding uncharacterized protein (conserved hypothetical protein) has translation MSSSVILKRYNILLKRNPLLTKCITGAVLTGLSELFSQWVSLSPEERKEKLNWIKVALMSLYGGLFNAPVNHFSYKWINEYTIRKVVSKYRSLVQLGCSLGMVSPIQVLGLLFTLTSVNNGKVDKTKIIHAIKTRYAAMLSSSLATSTVLMSIAQRYISPDKWSVFFSLAYAILGTAQNIYLKKFKK, from the coding sequence ATGTCGTCATCAGTAATCTTGAAGAGATATAATATTTTACTCAAACGTAACCCGTTATTAACTAAATGCATAACAGGCGCGGTATTAACTGGGTTAAGCGAACTGTTCAGTCAATGGGTTAGTCTGTCTCCAgaggaaagaaaagagaagcTAAATTGGATCAAAGTGGCATTGATGAGTCTATATGGTGGTCTATTTAACGCACCAGTTAATCATTTCAGTTACAAATGGATAAACGAATACACAATTAGGAAAGTGGTATCCAAATATAGAAGCTTGGTCCAGTTAGGCTGCTCATTAGGCATGGTATCGCCTATTCAAGTGTTAGGGTTACTATTTACCTTGACTTCTGTTAACAACGGTAAGGTTgacaaaacaaaaattatACACGCAATCAAGACAAGATATGCGGCAATGTTGTCTTCCAGCTTGGCAACATCAACGGTATTGATGTCAATTGCTCAAAGATACATTTCACCAGATAAATGGTCCGTATTTTTTAGTTTGGCATACGCAATTCTGGGTACGGCTCAGAAtatttatttgaagaaattcaagaaataa
- the SMD1 gene encoding mRNA splicing protein SMD1 (similar to uniprot|Q02260 Saccharomyces cerevisiae YGR074W SMD1 Homolog of human core snRNP protein D1 involved in snRNA maturation U6 snRNP protein), translating to MQLTGFLKKLKNERVSIELKNGTTVWGIVRSVSPQMNVSLTDVRLTLPTKTSEATLAAVLLSGGSTQGQESKRTTSLEFINIRGNTIRQIILPDSINLDALLVDQQEVNRLRKQGKVGSDPNKKRSLESNGNAPKRPKRAF from the coding sequence ATGCAGTTAACAGGGTTCTTAAAGAAACTAAAGAATGAAAGGGTGTCTATAGAGTTGAAGAATGGTACCACTGTTTGGGGAATAGTGAGGAGTGTGTCACCGCAGATGAACGTCTCTCTTACTGACGTCAGGCTGACACTCCCTACTAAGACCTCAGAAGCTACCTTGGCTGCCGTCTTATTGTCAGGTGGATCGACACAAGGACAAGAATCTAAGAGAACAACTAGCCTCGAGTTCATCAACATTAGGGGTAATACGATAAGGCAGATTATTTTACCAGATAGTATCAATTTGGATGCGTTGCTTGTAGACCAACAGGAAGTCAACAGGTTGAGGAAACAAGGTAAAGTGGGAAGTGATCCGAATAAGAAGAGATCACTTGAGAGTAACGGGAATGCTCCTAAACGTCCAAAGAGGGCATTTTAA
- the PRP38 gene encoding U4/U6-U5 snRNP complex subunit PRP38 (similar to uniprot|Q00723 Saccharomyces cerevisiae YGR075C PRP38 Unique component of the U4/U6.U5 tri-snRNP particle dispensable for spliceosome assembly but required for conformational changes which lead to catalytic activation of the spliceosome), which yields MPNEFYVEENLSGKQLNHQSASLVVPQIFRNKVSSCMYYKFNLTPASLRGDTIVELIPVIVRDFGTMDERKTPHVTVLGGIEFKCLLMKLINLRPPWEQLKVLLEPHEPLNNKYIAALVLCYMRISYYFLTESNPSEQDISFNLLHDLMKKYILDHRKLKSYSLDMDCWSSSIKKEIKLIHFDELIDWLCDRNEIWGIPLGKCNWCKIWDDEEDDESSSDSDSSSDPRDDSDQI from the coding sequence ATGCCTAACGAATTCTACGTGGAGGAGAACTTGTCTGGAAAGCAATTGAATCACCAATCAGCGTCTTTGGTAGTTCCTCAAATATTTAGAAATAAGGTATCGTCATGCATGTATTATAAATTTAATTTAACGCCCGCAAGTTTGAGGGGAGATACCATTGTCGAACTTATACCTGTTATTGTGAGAGATTTCGGGACTATGGATGAGCGGAAAACCCCGCATGTGACTGTCTTAGGTGGTATAGAGTTCAAATGTctattgatgaaattgatcaaccTGCGACCTCCGTGGGAACAACTAAAAGTATTACTAGAACCGCATGAACCCTTAAACAACAAGTATATTGCAGCACTGGTATTATGTTATATGAGAATCTCGTATTATTTCTTAACTGAGAGTAATCCTTCCGAGCAAGATATATCGTTCAATTTATTACATGAtttaatgaagaaatatataCTTGATCATAGAAAATTAAAAAGTTACTCGTTAGATATGGATTGTTGGTCATCATCGattaaaaaagagattaaATTGATACATTTCGATGAGTTGATAGACTGGTTATGCGACAGGAATGAAATTTGGGGCATCCCCTTAGGAAAATGCAATTGGTGTAAAATATGGGACGATGAAGAGGACGATGAGAGCTCAAGCGACTCGGACTCCAGCTCTGATCCAAGAGATGACAGTGATCAAATTTGA
- the MRPL25 gene encoding mitochondrial 54S ribosomal protein mL59 (similar to uniprot|P23369 Saccharomyces cerevisiae YGR076C MRPL25 Mitochondrial ribosomal protein of the large subunit) → MSGASMKHYFELLPVQLKNFFKKYPPNVKYSDKPTLITAMDANPFLPNKNPATGKYHEPKYSLRRMSDLYKLAYSYGIQDLLPPSKKLFFEEKYENKKFMKGVLMPKGHKHERLLEGKVAKMEEAIKNADKYILEAKGSKYKRRLEKKQNQNTRSWF, encoded by the coding sequence ATGTCAGGAGCTAGCATGAAACACTATTTTGAACTGCTACCTGttcagttgaagaattttttcaagaaatatccACCAAATGTTAAGTATAGTGATAAGCCAACGTTGATTACAGCCATGGATGCCAAtccatttcttccaaataaGAATCCTGCAACGGGAAAATACCATGAACCTAAGTACTCTTTGAGAAGGATGAGTGATCTATACAAGCTGGCGTACAGTTATGGGATTCAAGATCTGTTACCACCATCGAAGAaattattctttgaagagaaatatgaaaacaAGAAGTTTATGAAGGGTGTATTGATGCCGAAAGGTCACAAGCACGAACGTCTACTAGAAGGAAAAGTAGCCAAGATGGAGGAGGCTATTAAGAATGCCGATAAATACATTCTCGAAGCAAAGGGTTCCAAgtacaaaagaagattagaaaagaaacaaaaccaaaataCCAGAAGTTGGTTCTAA
- the DPS1 gene encoding aspartate--tRNA ligase DPS1 (highly similar to uniprot|P04802 Saccharomyces cerevisiae YLL018C DPS1 Cytoplasmic aspartyl-tRNA synthetase homodimeric enzyme that catalyzes the specific aspartylation of tRNA(Asp) class II aminoacyl tRNA synthetase binding to its own mRNA may confer autoregulation): MSDEVKKDPVEQISEGVEQVILGEDGQPLSKKALKKLQKEQEKQRKKEERERQLAAEKEAREKEAAANDTAKENYGKAPLIQSTTKSGVERILFEDLDESKDDGREVVFRARVHNSRQQGATLAFLTLRQQAELIQGLVKANKEGTVSKQMVKWVGSINLESIVVVHGIVKKVEEPIKSATVQNLEVHITKIYTISETPEQLPILIEDASRSEAEAEAAGLPVVNLDTRLDSRVIDLRTVTNQAIFRIQSGVCALFREFLTNKKFTEVHTPKLLGAPSEGGSNVFEVTYFKGKSYLAQSPQLYKQQLIAADFERVFEVAPVFRAENSNTHRHMTEFTGLDLEMAFEEHYDEVVDTLAELFVFIFSQLKTRYAKEIALVRKQYPVEEFKLPKDGKMVRIPFKEGIALLREAGKDVDDFEDLSTENEKLLGKLVRDKYETDFYILDKFPLAIRPFYTMPDAEDPRYSNSYDFFMRGEEILSGAQRIHDADLLKERMNAHEVHPEDPGLKDYCEAFTYGCPPHAGGGIGLERVVMFYLDLKNIRRASLFPRDPKRLRP; this comes from the coding sequence atGTCTGACGAAGTGAAGAAAGATCCTGTTGAACAGATTTCTGAGGGTGTTGAACAAGTTATCTTAGGAGAAGATGGCCAACCATTATCTAAGAAAGCCTTGAAGAAGTTGCAGAAGGAGCAAGAgaagcaaagaaagaaagaggaaagaGAGCGTCAATTGGCTGCTGAGAAAGAGGCTCGTGAAAAGGAAGCTGCTGCTAATGATACTGCTAAAGAGAATTACGGTAAGGCTCCATTGATTCAATCCACTACGAAATCCGGcgttgaaagaattctttTCGAAGATTTAGATGAGTCTAAAGACGATGGCAGAGAAGTTGTTTTCAGAGCCAGAGTGCATAACTCTAGACAACAAGGTGCCACTCTTGCGTTCTTGACTTTGAGACAACAAGCTGAATTAATCCAAGGTTTGGTTAAGGCTAACAAAGAAGGGACTGTTTCTAAGCAAATGGTTAAATGGGTTGGTTCTATCAACTTGGAATCCATTGTTGTCGTTCATGGTATCGTGAAGAAGGTGGAAGAACCAATTAAGTCTGCTACAGTTCAAAACTTGGAAGTCCATATCACTAAGATTTACACCATCTCTGAGACTCCAGAACAATTACCAATCTTGATCGAAGATGCTTCTCGTTCAGAAGCAGAGGCGGAAGCGGCAGGCTTGCCTGTTGTCAACTTGGACACCAGATTGGATTCCAGAGTCATTGATTTGAGAACTGTCACCAACCAAGCCATTTTCAGAATTCAGTCTGGCGTTTGTGCTTTGTTCAGAGAATTTTTgacaaacaagaaattcaCCGAAGTTCACACTCCAAAGCTATTGGGTGCTCCATCTGAAGGTGGTTCTAACGTTTTCGAAGTCACCTATTTCAAGGGTAAGTCGTACTTGGCACAATCTCCACAGTTGTACAAACAACAATTGATCGCTGCCGATTTCGAAAGAGTGTTTGAAGTAGCACCAGTGTTCAGAGCCGAAAACTCCAACACCCATCGTCATATGACTGAATTCACAGGTCTTGACCTTGAAATGgcatttgaagaacattATGACGAAGTTGTCGACACGTTAGCCGAATTGTTCGTGTTCATCTTCtctcaattgaaaactaGATACGCCAAGGAAATCGCCCTTGTTCGTAAGCAATATCCAGTGGAAGAATTCAAGCTACCAAAGGACGGTAAGATGGTCCGTATTCCATTCAAGGAAGGTATTGCTTTGTTGAGAGAAGCCGGTAAAGACGTCGATGACTTTGAAGATTTGTCCACCGAAAATGAAAAGCTATTGGGTAAGTTGGTCAGAGACAAATACGAAACCGATTTCTACATTTTGGACAAGTTCCCATTGGCTATCCGTCCATTCTACACCATGCCTGATGCCGAAGACCCTCGTTATTCCAACTCttatgatttcttcatgaGAGGTGAAGAAATCTTGTCTGGTGCTCAACGTATCCACGATGCGGACTTGCTAAAAGAGAGAATGAACGCTCACGAAGTTCACCCAGAAGATCCAGGTCTAAAGGACTACTGCGAGGCCTTCACATACGGATGTCCTCCTCACGCTGGTGGTGGTATCGGTCTAGAAAGAGTTGTCATGTTTTATTTGGACTTGAAGAACATCAGAAGAGCTTCATTGTTCCCAAGAGATCCAAAGAGATTAAGACCATGA